The DNA segment CAACAGCGGTCGGGGTCGATTTCGATGGGGCGCCGCGCCCGGGTGTCGGTGTCCGTCGATGTGGCCCTAGCAGCCATTGCTCCAGTGTGCCCGAGATCAACGGGTCCACCGGTGCGACTCGGTAGGCTGCATATCGCCTAGCAGCAACCTGGCAGCAACCATGAGTGCTGTTGCACGACCTGACGGAGGAGCGATGGCGGGTTCCAAGGTGGGCGTCGGCGAACCGGCCGCGCCCACCGACGCGCGGCGAACCCCCAGATTCCGCCGGCGCCCGCTGGGCCGTTCCTGGTGGATTGGCCTGCTGGTTATTCCGTTGCTGATAGCGGCAATCGGCTACGGCGCGTTCGAGCGGCCCCGGTCGGTGACCGGGCCGACCGGAGATCTGCCGACACTGGCGACGGCCAGCGCCACCCCCAGCGTTGCGGGACCGTCGTTGTCGCTGCTTTCAATCAGCCGCAGCGGCAACACCATTACCCTGATCGGCGACTTTCCCGACGATGCCGCCAAGGCGGCGCTCATCAAGGCGCTCCAGGGATTGTTGACTCCCGGCGTCAACGTCATCGACCAGATCCGGATCGACCCGCTGGCGCGCGCCCTTGACTTCTCCAACGCAGAACCAGTTTTCACCGCCGGCGTGCCGATTCCCGATTTCGGCCTCAAGGTCGAGCGGGACACCATCACCCTGACCGGAACCGCCGGATCGCCCGATCAGAAGGACGCGGTCGAGCGGGCCGTCGCCAACGCCTGGGATGGGGTGAACGTGGCGAACAAGATCGAGGTCAAGGGCCAGGCTCCGGCAACCGGAACCGCCGGCCCCACGCCGCCACCGCCGGGGACCGCCGCACCCGGGCCGTGCGCCGACCTGCAGTCGGCCATCAATGCCGTGACCGGCGGGCCGATTGCCTTTGCCGGCGACGGGGTCAGCCTCACCCCAGCCGACGAGCAGATCCTGGCTCGGGTAGCCGACAAGCTCAAAGCGTGCCCGGAGGCGCGGGTGACCATCAACGGCTACACCGACAATTCCGGTAGCGAGTTCCTCAACATTCCGCTGAGCGCGCAGCGCGCCAGCACCGTCGCAGACTTTCTCATCGCCCACGGTGTTGCCCGTGATCGCGTTGCCGCCAAGGGTCTTGGTTCGATGAACCCGATCGCCAGCAACGACACACCCGAGGGTCGCGCGAAGAATCGTCGCGCCGAAATCGTGGTCGGGTAGGGAGAGATCCGGCATGGGCTTTGTCATCCAGTGGTTGTGCTACCTGGTCGCGTTCCTCGCGGGCTCGGCCGTCGCCTGGGTCGTCGGTGTGTCGATCACCCGCAGCGGGGATGACGAACCGGTGGCTGCGCCGCCCGAGGCCGGGAGACCCTGATGGACCAGGTGCATTGGTGGCTGGCCGCCCTGGCGTTCGGGCTTGGGATGGTGCTGACGCTCGTGCTGATGGTTCAGCCCGCCAACGAGCAAGTGCCGGTTGGGACTTCGAGGACGCGGACCGGCGGGTCGGGCGCGCAGCCGCATCGGCCGACGGCCAAGAAACCCGCTCCGGCGCACAAGGCAACCGCACCGCGCACCAACAAGAAGGCCGTCACCAAAGATTCGCCGCCGAAGAAAGCACCCGCCCGGAATCAATTGTCCACGACCACGATTGCCGATGCGAAAGAGTCTGCTAGGGAGCGGATTTCGGTGGCGAAAGCGTCGCCGACGATGCAGGCCCGCACGTTGCCGTTCGCGCCGTACGGCCGGGGCTCCGCTCGCGCCGGACCCGACGGCGGCGGACCGGCGGGATGGCTGGTGAAGGGCCGCTCGGATACCCGGCTGTACTACACCCCCGACGATCCGGCATACGATTCCATCGTCGCCCAGGTCTGGTTCCGGGACGAGGCCGCGGCGGCCAGGGCATTCTTCACACCGTGGGCCAAGAGCGCCCGGCGGAAGTGACCGGTGTCGGCTGCCGCTAACGCTAACTGGGGCCGGGAAGTTTCAGCAGCAGCCGCGCGCCGCCGAGCGGGCTGCTGTCCAGCGAAGCGGTCCCGCCGTGCAGCTGGGCCTGCTGGGCCACCAACGCCAAACCCAGGCCGGAACCCGAATGCGACGCCGTGGACCCGCGGGAGAACCGCTCGAACACCACCGTGCGCTCGTCTTCGGGCACTCCGCTGCCGTTGTCGTCGATGGCGATCTCGACCCCGGCCCGGGAGCTGACCGCCGACAGCTGCACCCGGGTCGCGCCGCCGTGTTTGACGGCGTTGGCGATGGCGTTGTCGACCGCCAGCCGCAGGCCGGCCGGCAGGCCCACGATGATGCAGGTCGGCGAGGGCACCAGGGAGACGTCCAGGTCGGGGTAGATCCGCATGGCGTCGTGGGCCGCCCGGTCGAGCAGCTCGGTGATGTCGACCGGCACATGATCCTCCGAGGTGGACAGTTCACCCTGGGCCAACCGTTCCAGGGCGCTTAGCGTGGCTTCGATGCGCGACTGGGTGCGGATCACATCGTTGAGCACCTCTTTGCGCTGGTCCTCGGGCAGATCCAGGGTGGACAACACCTCGAGGTTGGTCCGCATCGCGGTCAGCGGGGTGCGCAATTCGTGCGATGACACCGCCGCGAAATCGCGGGCCGAGGCCAGCGCCTCCTTGGTCCGGTTCTGCTCGTTCCAGATGCGCTGCAACATGCCCCGCATCGCCTCGGCGATCTCGATGGCCTCGCTCGCGCCGTGCACCTCGACCCGAGGCGCCTCGTCACCGGCGTCGATCGACCTGGTTTGTTCGGCAAGCTGTTTGAACGGCCGCACCGCGAAGGCGGCCAGCAGCCAGGCGAACACCGCGGCCGCGCCGATGGCGAAGGCACAGATCAGCAGCACCCGGCGATGCAGGTTGTTGGTCTCGGCGATGGTGGTGTCGTAGGTCGCGCCCACCGCCACCGACGTCGGCTCGGGTCCGGGTATCTCGACCGTGCGCACCCGGTAGCGCACCCCGCGGATATAGGTGTCGGCATAGTCGGCCTGCAGCCTGGGCAGCGTGATGTCGGAATTCGACTTGATCACGTTGCCGCTGCGGACCGTGATGAGGGCGTCGCGGTCGTTGGGTGAGCGTGGGATCTCGTCGAGACCGCGCGGCACGAACGGGATGGCGAATCCGGCGGCCTCGTCCAGCCGCCGGTCCAGCCGCTCCTTGCGGTCGTTGGTGATCCCGACCCAGACGACGGTGCCGACGATGAGCACCGGAATCGCCGCGCCGATGGCCGTCGCGACCACCACCCGGGTGCGCAGCGAGGGCGTGCGGGCGAAGATCCGCGACAGGATGTTCACCTATGGCATCCTCATTGCATCCTGAGCACGAACCCGACTCCCCGGACGGTGTGCAGCAGCCTGGGACCGCCATGGGCCTCCAGCTTGCGGCGCAGGTACCCGATGAACACGTCGACGACGTTGGTGTCGGCGGCAAAGTCGTAGCCCCACACCAGCTCCAGCAGCTGCGCACGGGACAGCACCGCCGTCTTGTGTTCGGCCAGCACCGCGAGCAGGTCGAACTCGCGCTTGGTCAAATCGACGTCCACGCCGTTAACCCGGGCGCGGCGGCCGGGGATGTCCACCTCCAGCGGGCCCACCGTGATGGTCTCCGAGGAGGACGTGGCGGTGGAGCCGCGGCGGCGCAGCAGCGCGCGCACCCGGGCGACCAACTCGGCCAGCACGAACGGCTTGACCAGATAGTCGTCGGCGCCGGCCTCCAGGCCGGCCACCCGGTCGTCGACCGAGCTGCGTGCCGACAGCACACAGACCGGGACGTCGTTGTCCATCGCTCGCAGCGCCGTGACGACGCTGACGCCGTCGAGCACGGGCATGTTGATGTCGAGCACGATCGCGTCCGGCCGGGTCTCGGTCGCGCTGCGCAAGGCCTCGGCGCCATCGACCGCGGTCGAAACCTCGAAGCCGGACAACCGTAGGCCACGTTCCAGCGAGGCCAGCACATCGGAGTCGTCGTCGACGACCAAGACCCGCGGCGAGGTTACACCAGTGTCCATGTCGCTCATCTTGCCTGATTGTCGGCCATGACGGTGGGAGGATCACCGCCGGGTCGCCCGGGCCCGCGAGCAGTCACACAATCGCCTCGGAATCGTGGACGTCCTGCCGTTTCGCGACCGCTCGCGCGGGTGGGCGCAGCAGGGACGCCAACCCCAGCCAGATGATCAGCGATCCCAGCGACACCGCCCCGAGCATCGCGAACGCGACCGGGAACCCGAGGTGCTGGGCCACAACTCCGCCCAGCAGGGGGCTGAGCGCACCCCCGAGGCCCTGGGCGGCCATGATGGCGCCCTGGCCGACGTTGATGTGGCCGGTGCCATCTAGGATGCGGGCCACCAGCCCCGGCACCGCGACCGAGAGCATGCCGGCGCCGATCCCGTCCAGCACCTGCACCGGGATGACGCCCCAGGTGGTGATCACAGCGGCGGCGAGCAGC comes from the Mycobacterium shinjukuense genome and includes:
- the arfC gene encoding channel accessory protein ArfC, sunset domain variant, with product MDQVHWWLAALAFGLGMVLTLVLMVQPANEQVPVGTSRTRTGGSGAQPHRPTAKKPAPAHKATAPRTNKKAVTKDSPPKKAPARNQLSTTTIADAKESARERISVAKASPTMQARTLPFAPYGRGSARAGPDGGGPAGWLVKGRSDTRLYYTPDDPAYDSIVAQVWFRDEAAAARAFFTPWAKSARRK
- the arfA gene encoding channel-forming protein ArfA/OmpATb, which encodes MAGSKVGVGEPAAPTDARRTPRFRRRPLGRSWWIGLLVIPLLIAAIGYGAFERPRSVTGPTGDLPTLATASATPSVAGPSLSLLSISRSGNTITLIGDFPDDAAKAALIKALQGLLTPGVNVIDQIRIDPLARALDFSNAEPVFTAGVPIPDFGLKVERDTITLTGTAGSPDQKDAVERAVANAWDGVNVANKIEVKGQAPATGTAGPTPPPPGTAAPGPCADLQSAINAVTGGPIAFAGDGVSLTPADEQILARVADKLKACPEARVTINGYTDNSGSEFLNIPLSAQRASTVADFLIAHGVARDRVAAKGLGSMNPIASNDTPEGRAKNRRAEIVVG
- the prrB gene encoding two-component system sensor histidine kinase PrrB — its product is MNILSRIFARTPSLRTRVVVATAIGAAIPVLIVGTVVWVGITNDRKERLDRRLDEAAGFAIPFVPRGLDEIPRSPNDRDALITVRSGNVIKSNSDITLPRLQADYADTYIRGVRYRVRTVEIPGPEPTSVAVGATYDTTIAETNNLHRRVLLICAFAIGAAAVFAWLLAAFAVRPFKQLAEQTRSIDAGDEAPRVEVHGASEAIEIAEAMRGMLQRIWNEQNRTKEALASARDFAAVSSHELRTPLTAMRTNLEVLSTLDLPEDQRKEVLNDVIRTQSRIEATLSALERLAQGELSTSEDHVPVDITELLDRAAHDAMRIYPDLDVSLVPSPTCIIVGLPAGLRLAVDNAIANAVKHGGATRVQLSAVSSRAGVEIAIDDNGSGVPEDERTVVFERFSRGSTASHSGSGLGLALVAQQAQLHGGTASLDSSPLGGARLLLKLPGPS
- the arfB gene encoding channel accessory protein ArfB; amino-acid sequence: MGFVIQWLCYLVAFLAGSAVAWVVGVSITRSGDDEPVAAPPEAGRP
- the prrA gene encoding two-component system response regulator PrrA, encoding MSDMDTGVTSPRVLVVDDDSDVLASLERGLRLSGFEVSTAVDGAEALRSATETRPDAIVLDINMPVLDGVSVVTALRAMDNDVPVCVLSARSSVDDRVAGLEAGADDYLVKPFVLAELVARVRALLRRRGSTATSSSETITVGPLEVDIPGRRARVNGVDVDLTKREFDLLAVLAEHKTAVLSRAQLLELVWGYDFAADTNVVDVFIGYLRRKLEAHGGPRLLHTVRGVGFVLRMQ